From Brassica oleracea var. oleracea cultivar TO1000 chromosome C3, BOL, whole genome shotgun sequence, a single genomic window includes:
- the LOC106328746 gene encoding uncharacterized protein LOC106328746 isoform X1 has product MVKVMSFMSVTCFSSSAAGLIGSPIVNFFELIIEILRYFLSCSKKICLSHKRKVVFGGVEPVSQPPWRSEQTGTSTAFALPGPEGSKSVQKGVTENALVVGPTLQPKLFQVLLTFAVYSSSVFDSWLIIIFTAHPGALGLGYWSINCALALEKESMSCKETVGLDA; this is encoded by the exons ATGGTAAAGGTCATGTCTTTTATGTCTGTAACATGCTTTTCTTCTTCTGCTGCTGGACTCATTGGCTCTCCAATCGTCAATTTTTTTGAACTAATCATAGAAATTCTTCGCTATTTTCTTTCTTGCAGCAAGAAGATTTGTCTCAGCCATAAG AGAAAAGTTGTTTTTGGAGGTGTAGAGCCTGTGAGTCAACCTCCATGGCGATCTGAGCAGACAGGAACATCAACTGCTTTTGCTCTCCCTG GTCCTGAAGGTTCCAAGAGTGTTCAAAAGGGTGTGACAGAGAATGCTCTTGTTGTTGGTCCAACTCTACAGCCAAAACTCTTTCAGGTGTTGTTAACCTTTGCTGTTTATTCGAGTAGTGTTTTTGACTCGTGGTTAATTATTATTTTCACAGCTCATCCAGGTGCACTTGGGTTGGGTTACTGGAGCATAAATTGTGCTTTAGCTCTTGAGAAAGAAAGTATGAG CTGCAAAGAGACAGTAGGTTTAGATGCTTGA
- the LOC106328746 gene encoding protein pleiotropic regulatory locus 1-like isoform X2, with protein sequence MVKVMSFMSVTCFSSSAAGLIGSPIVNFFELIIEILRYFLSCSKKICLSHKRKVVFGGVEPVSQPPWRSEQTGTSTAFALPGPEGSKSVQKGVTENALVVGPTLQPKLFQLIQVHLGWVTGA encoded by the exons ATGGTAAAGGTCATGTCTTTTATGTCTGTAACATGCTTTTCTTCTTCTGCTGCTGGACTCATTGGCTCTCCAATCGTCAATTTTTTTGAACTAATCATAGAAATTCTTCGCTATTTTCTTTCTTGCAGCAAGAAGATTTGTCTCAGCCATAAG AGAAAAGTTGTTTTTGGAGGTGTAGAGCCTGTGAGTCAACCTCCATGGCGATCTGAGCAGACAGGAACATCAACTGCTTTTGCTCTCCCTG GTCCTGAAGGTTCCAAGAGTGTTCAAAAGGGTGTGACAGAGAATGCTCTTGTTGTTGGTCCAACTCTACAGCCAAAACTCTTTCAG CTCATCCAGGTGCACTTGGGTTGGGTTACTGGAGCATAA
- the LOC106332116 gene encoding probable fatty acyl-CoA reductase 4, whose translation MDSKCVQFFQNKTILITGVPGFLAKVFLEKILRVQPDVKRLYLLLRSTDNESAMERFRTEVLEKDLFRVLRNDLGDANLKIVLKKVVPIPGDISVVNLGLKDSDLLQHMWNEIEIIVNVAATTNFDERYDVGLSINTFGPLNVLNFAKKCVKGQLLLHVSTAYVCGEKPGILPEKTFKMGETLNSNGKLVIETEMELMKQKLKELQKQECSEEEIAQSMKDLGMSRATLHGWPNTYVFTKSMGEMLLGNHRENLPLVIIRPTMITSTFSEPFPGWIEGLRTIDSVIVAYGKGRLKCFLADSNSVLDLIPVDMVANAMVMAVAIHAGKSGSQDVYHVGSSCKNPITFGQLHDLAARYFTKSPLVGRDGSPIIVSKGTILSTMSQFSFYMTLRYKLPLQMLRLINIVYPWWNGNKYKDIDRKIKLAMRLVDLYRPYVLFKGIFDDMNTERMRLKRQEINKEIYGSLEFDPKSIDWEDYITNIHIPGLITYVLQN comes from the exons ATGGACTCCAAGTGCGTCCAGTTTTTCCAGAACAAGACGATTCTCATCACCGGTGTTCCTGGTTTCCTTGCCAAAG TGTTTTTGGAGAAAATATTGAGGGTACAACCAGACGTGAAGAGGCTTTACCTTCTCTTGAGATCAACAGACAATGAATCCGCCATGGAACGGTTTCGCACTGAG GTTTTGGAAAAAGATCTTTTTAGAGTGTTGAGGAACGATTTAGGTGATGCAAATTTGAAAATAGTGTTAAAAAAAGTTGTCCCGATTCCGGGTGATATTTCTGTTGTCAATCTGGGACTGAAGGACTCTGATCTCTTACAACATATGTGGAATGAGATAGAAATCATTGTAAATGTTGCTGCCACAACGAACTTCGATGAAAG ATATGATGTTGGTCTTAGCATCAATACATTTGGACCGCTCAACGTCCTCAACTTTGCCAAGAAGTGTGTTAAAGGACAGTTGCTTCTCCATGTCTCCACCG CGTATGTTTGTGGAGAAAAGCCTGGAATCTTACCAGAGAAAACATTCAAAATGGGAGAAACGTTGAACTCTAATGGAAAATTAGTTATTGAAACTGAAATGGAGCTAATGAAGCAGAAGCTGAAAGAACTGCAGAAACAAGAATGTTCCGAAGAAGAGATTGCACAGTCCATGAAAGATCTTGGAATGTCAAG GGCGACGCTTCATGGATGGCCAAACACATATGTGTTTACCAAATCAATGGGAGAGATGCTTCTTGGTAACCATAGAGAAAACCTTCCTCTCGTTATCATCCGTCCCACGATGATCACTAGCACTTTTTCAGAACCGTTTCCCGGTTGGATTGAAGGGCTAAG AACCATAGATAGTGTGATTGTTGCATATGGCAAAGGAAGGCTTAAATGTTTTCTTGCGGATTCAAACTCAGTCCTTGATCTT ATACCTGTGGACATGGTCGCTAATGCAATGGTCATGGCAGTGGCAATACACGCCGGGAAGTCAGGCTCTCAGGACGTGTACCATGTCGGCTCCTCTTGTAAGAATCCAATAACATTCGGACAGCTTCACGACCTCGCGGCTCGTTATTTTACTAAAAGCCCTCTTGTTGGACGAGACGGGTCACCAATCATAGTCTCCAAAGGAACGATCTTGTCCACTATGTCTCAGTTCAGCTTCTACATGACCCTTCGTTACAAGCTACCTTTGCAG ATGTTGCGATTGATAAACATAGTTTATCCATGGTGGAATGGAAATAAATACAAAGACATTGACCGCAAAATAAAGCTGGCGATGCGGCTTGTCGACCTCTATCGACCTTATGTGTTGTTTAAGGGAAT ATTTGACGATATGAATACTGAGCGAATGAGGTTGAAAAGACAAGAAATCAATAAAGAAATATATGGTTCACTTGAATTTGACCCCAAGTCTATTGATTGGGAAGATTACATCACGAACATTCATATTCCCGGCCTCATTACTTATGTACTACAAAATTGA